The following are from one region of the Melaminivora suipulveris genome:
- a CDS encoding crotonase/enoyl-CoA hydratase family protein, whose product MPQFSTLQIEADAHNPRIARLLLNRPERLNAINNDTPREIRQAVEWAQDNDAIHVILIEGAGKGFCGGYDLAETAEQEIEHPCQQEKTPWDPMADYAFMKRNTEDFMSLWRCTKPTIAKVHGAAVAGGSDIALCCDLLVMANDARIGYMPTRVWGCPTTAMWTHRLGPTRAKQLMFTGDVISGAQAAEWGLANMAVPADELEATTLRLAERIAGVPRGHLAMHKLVVNQFMLHTGLEQTQQLATVFDGITRHNPEGLWFRRYAQTEGFKAAVQWRDSGRAIPEGDEARQEIARLEALLRERAAG is encoded by the coding sequence ATGCCCCAGTTCAGCACCCTCCAGATCGAAGCAGATGCGCACAACCCCCGCATCGCCCGCCTGCTGCTCAACCGCCCCGAGCGGCTGAACGCCATCAACAACGACACACCGCGCGAAATCCGCCAGGCGGTGGAATGGGCGCAGGACAACGACGCCATCCACGTCATCCTCATCGAGGGCGCAGGCAAGGGCTTTTGCGGCGGCTACGACCTGGCCGAGACGGCCGAGCAGGAGATCGAGCACCCCTGCCAGCAGGAAAAAACTCCATGGGATCCGATGGCGGACTACGCCTTCATGAAGCGCAACACCGAGGATTTCATGAGCCTGTGGCGCTGCACCAAGCCGACGATCGCCAAGGTGCACGGCGCAGCCGTGGCCGGCGGCAGCGACATCGCCCTGTGCTGCGATTTGCTGGTCATGGCCAACGACGCGCGCATCGGCTACATGCCCACGCGTGTCTGGGGCTGCCCGACCACGGCCATGTGGACGCACCGCCTGGGCCCCACGCGCGCCAAACAACTCATGTTCACGGGCGACGTGATCTCGGGCGCGCAGGCGGCCGAGTGGGGCCTGGCCAACATGGCCGTTCCAGCCGATGAGCTGGAAGCCACCACGCTGCGCCTGGCCGAGCGCATCGCCGGCGTGCCGCGCGGGCACTTGGCGATGCACAAGCTGGTGGTCAACCAGTTCATGCTGCACACCGGCCTGGAGCAGACGCAGCAGCTGGCCACCGTGTTCGACGGCATCACGCGGCACAACCCGGAAGGGCTGTGGTTTCGCCGCTATGCGCAGACCGAGGGCTTCAAGGCGGCGGTGCAGTGGCGCGACTCGGGCCGTGCCATCCCCGAGGGCGACGAAGCGCGCCAGGAAATCGCGCGGCTGGAAGCGCTGCTGCGCGAGCGTGCGGCAGGCTGA
- a CDS encoding NUDIX hydrolase, whose translation MPAKKSNAPSPATALEFPRPLVTVDIALLTLSGNGLQVLLVQRPRAPAEPYPARWALPGGFIDVQKDHDLQACAMRKLREKTAVSSPYLEQVGSWGGAERDPRGWSATHVYFALVPRETSEPGKGGNAADARWFDVTLGGLVPGAGALAFDHDELLCAALQRLRSKVEYTSLPAFLLAEPFTLPQLQGAYEAVLGRRLDRSAFRRRALAVPGFLREAGIIQTGAPRAPQGYVLEHRGGPVVFARPFEPR comes from the coding sequence ATGCCCGCCAAAAAATCGAACGCGCCCTCTCCCGCCACGGCGCTGGAATTTCCTCGCCCCCTGGTGACGGTGGACATCGCGCTGCTCACCCTGTCCGGCAATGGCTTGCAAGTGCTTCTTGTTCAGCGCCCGCGCGCGCCGGCGGAGCCGTATCCGGCTCGTTGGGCGCTGCCTGGTGGCTTCATCGACGTGCAGAAAGACCATGATCTGCAGGCCTGCGCCATGCGCAAGCTGCGCGAAAAAACGGCCGTCTCCAGCCCCTATCTGGAGCAGGTCGGCAGCTGGGGTGGCGCCGAGCGCGACCCGCGCGGCTGGTCGGCCACGCATGTGTATTTCGCGCTGGTGCCGCGAGAGACATCTGAGCCCGGCAAGGGCGGCAACGCGGCCGACGCGCGCTGGTTCGATGTGACCTTGGGGGGCTTGGTGCCTGGCGCCGGCGCCCTGGCCTTCGACCACGACGAACTGCTGTGCGCGGCATTGCAGCGCCTGCGCTCCAAGGTGGAATACACCTCGCTGCCAGCGTTCCTGCTGGCCGAGCCCTTCACGCTGCCTCAGCTGCAGGGCGCCTACGAGGCGGTGTTGGGCCGGCGGCTGGACCGCAGCGCGTTCCGGCGACGCGCCCTGGCCGTGCCGGGCTTTCTGCGCGAGGCGGGCATCATCCAGACCGGCGCGCCACGCGCGCCGCAGGGCTATGTGCTGGAGCACCGCGGCGGCCCTGTCGTGTTCGCCCGCCCGTTCGAGCCGCGCTGA
- a CDS encoding ADP-ribosylglycohydrolase family protein, protein MAVRTLDSHNSPLQIGEIDVPSGGAVGFTLCPGKQQAHSMSGRWLRDLDTDLDALARWGAAAVVTLMPMHELQAVQAHGIGEACERRGIEWHHLPIRDVDVPDASFEAAWCYAGVRLRAHLRGGAKVLVHCRGGLGRSGTIAARLLVELGWPARQAIGAVRAQRPGAIETRAQEQYVLDLPGAVDASTDAHSARVLGCVLGGAMGDAFGYAIEFDRLASIQRKHGPQGLQEPVLRAGQLQVSDDTQMTLFTLEALLAALPGQGEVLTSAFLPPLTAACQSAYLRWGDTQGLASHSGAPSHLQASAAMRQRRAPGNTCLSAIRAGAWGAPERSINDSKGCGAVMRTAPLGLLRGASPALAFKLGCAAGALTHGHVDGWLPAGVLAALVRLLAQGLSLETAAREALTLSDQAGGAGTGTDRLLRLALRLAQDGTPGERAHAELGEGWTGDEALAIAMHAGLSGRDFVQAVRIAANHDGDSDSTASIAGQLCGTRDGILAVPHAWVRRLDVLEDALQLLSEWLQPDGAVLATSARLQA, encoded by the coding sequence ATGGCGGTACGCACCCTGGACAGTCACAACAGCCCCTTGCAGATTGGCGAGATCGATGTGCCGAGCGGCGGCGCGGTGGGCTTCACGCTCTGCCCCGGCAAGCAGCAGGCGCACTCGATGTCGGGCCGCTGGCTGCGCGATCTGGATACCGACCTGGACGCGCTGGCCCGCTGGGGCGCGGCGGCGGTGGTCACGCTGATGCCCATGCACGAGCTGCAGGCCGTGCAGGCGCACGGCATCGGCGAGGCGTGCGAGCGTCGCGGCATCGAGTGGCACCACCTGCCCATCCGCGACGTCGACGTGCCTGACGCCAGCTTCGAGGCAGCCTGGTGCTACGCCGGCGTGCGCCTGCGCGCCCATTTGCGCGGCGGCGCCAAAGTACTGGTGCACTGCCGCGGCGGGCTGGGGCGCAGCGGCACCATCGCCGCGCGTCTTCTGGTGGAGCTGGGTTGGCCCGCGCGCCAGGCGATCGGCGCGGTGCGCGCGCAGCGTCCCGGCGCCATCGAGACACGTGCGCAGGAGCAATACGTGCTCGACCTGCCCGGCGCCGTGGACGCCTCGACGGATGCGCACAGCGCGCGCGTGCTTGGCTGCGTGCTGGGTGGTGCGATGGGCGACGCTTTTGGCTATGCCATCGAATTCGACCGCCTGGCATCCATCCAGCGCAAGCACGGCCCGCAAGGGTTGCAGGAACCGGTGCTGCGCGCCGGGCAGCTGCAAGTCAGCGACGACACGCAGATGACCCTGTTCACGCTGGAGGCGCTGCTTGCCGCGCTGCCAGGGCAAGGCGAGGTGCTCACTTCTGCCTTTCTGCCCCCGTTGACGGCGGCGTGCCAAAGCGCCTATCTGCGCTGGGGCGATACGCAAGGCCTCGCCTCGCACAGCGGTGCTCCTTCACATTTGCAAGCCAGCGCCGCCATGCGCCAGCGGCGCGCGCCAGGCAATACCTGCCTGTCGGCGATCCGCGCTGGCGCCTGGGGAGCCCCCGAACGGTCCATCAACGACTCGAAAGGTTGCGGCGCTGTGATGCGCACGGCGCCCCTGGGGCTGCTGCGTGGCGCCAGCCCGGCGCTTGCGTTCAAGCTGGGTTGCGCCGCCGGCGCGCTGACGCACGGGCACGTGGACGGCTGGCTGCCCGCTGGCGTGCTCGCGGCCCTGGTGCGCCTGTTGGCGCAGGGCTTGAGTCTGGAGACGGCCGCGCGCGAGGCGCTCACGCTTAGCGATCAGGCCGGTGGCGCCGGCACGGGCACCGACCGGCTGCTGCGCCTGGCGTTGCGGCTGGCGCAGGACGGCACACCAGGCGAGCGGGCGCACGCCGAGTTGGGCGAAGGCTGGACCGGCGACGAGGCGCTGGCCATCGCCATGCATGCCGGGCTGTCCGGCAGAGACTTCGTACAGGCCGTGCGCATCGCCGCCAACCACGACGGAGACAGCGACTCGACCGCGTCGATTGCCGGCCAACTGTGCGGCACTCGCGATGGCATTCTGGCAGTGCCGCACGCGTGGGTGCGCCGACTGGATGTACTGGAGGACGCCTTGCAGCTGCTGAGCGAGTGGCTGCAGCCGGACGGCGCGGTGTTGGCTACGTCCGCGCGCTTGCAGGCTTGA
- a CDS encoding YgfZ/GcvT domain-containing protein yields MTDLPSQTPAPGPAGAALLHGVALLPHLGVIRVAGDDAAAFLHGQLTQDFALLDLSQARLAGLLNPKGRMLASFIAFKRAADEVLLLCSRDLLAPTLKRLSMFVLRAKAKLSDATAEYELRGLAGDAARALLPGPAAPWALAQHGAASVVALYPADGQPRALWLAPTGTPLPEGPPLSEALWLWGEVRSAVATLSAPVAEAFVPQMLNYESVGGVNFKKGCYPGQEVVARSQFRGAIKRRAYLVHTTADLTPGTEVFAKDDAEQPVGQVVQSAPHPAGGFDALVSMQIAAADKALVAGGRQLTLEPLPYALLADL; encoded by the coding sequence ATGACCGATCTCCCGTCTCAGACCCCTGCCCCCGGCCCCGCTGGCGCGGCGCTTTTGCATGGCGTCGCGCTGCTGCCGCACCTGGGCGTGATCCGCGTGGCCGGCGATGACGCCGCTGCCTTCCTGCATGGCCAGTTGACGCAGGATTTCGCGCTGCTGGATTTGTCGCAGGCGCGCCTGGCCGGGCTGCTCAACCCCAAGGGACGCATGCTGGCAAGCTTCATCGCCTTCAAGCGCGCTGCGGACGAAGTACTGCTGCTGTGCTCGCGCGATCTGCTGGCGCCCACGCTCAAGCGCCTGTCGATGTTCGTGCTGCGCGCCAAGGCCAAGCTCAGCGACGCCACGGCGGAGTACGAGCTGCGCGGCCTGGCCGGCGACGCCGCGCGCGCCCTGCTGCCCGGGCCCGCGGCGCCGTGGGCGCTGGCCCAGCACGGCGCGGCCAGCGTGGTCGCACTCTACCCGGCCGACGGACAGCCGCGCGCGCTGTGGCTGGCGCCTACGGGCACGCCCCTGCCCGAGGGCCCACCGCTGAGCGAGGCGCTGTGGCTGTGGGGCGAAGTGCGCAGCGCCGTGGCGACCTTGAGCGCGCCGGTGGCCGAGGCCTTCGTGCCGCAGATGCTGAACTACGAATCGGTCGGTGGCGTGAACTTCAAGAAGGGCTGCTACCCGGGCCAGGAGGTGGTGGCGCGCAGCCAGTTCCGCGGCGCGATCAAGCGGCGCGCCTATCTGGTGCACACAACCGCCGACCTGACGCCCGGCACGGAAGTGTTTGCCAAGGACGATGCCGAGCAGCCGGTAGGCCAGGTGGTGCAAAGCGCGCCGCACCCGGCGGGCGGGTTCGATGCGCTGGTGTCGATGCAGATCGCGGCGGCGGACAAGGCGCTGGTGGCGGGCGGACGGCAGTTGACGCTGGAGCCGCTGCCATACGCGCTTTTGGCAGACCTGTGA